In Pirellulales bacterium, the genomic stretch TTAGGGTCGAGACGTATCGCGGCGCTGCTGTCCGCCAAGGCTTGATCGAATTGCTGGCGGAGCCGGCGGACCGATGCCCGTTTGATATACAGACGGGCGTCCTTGGGAGAAATCCGCAGCGCCGCTTCGTAGTCGGCCAAGGCTTCATTCAAAGCGCCCGTCCCGAACCGGCAGTCGCCGCGGCGGGAAAATGCATCGACTCGCTGGGGCGCGAGGGCAATCGCCTGATCATAGCGTTGGATGGCGGCTTGCGGATCGCCTGATGCGGAAAACGCATCCGCCTCGGTCAACAGCCTTTCGACGCGGTGGACATCGTCGTTCGACGGCGCCATTTCCGTTCTCAAGGTTTCGCTGGCCGTTGATTCGGGATGCACGACTGGCGCGGTTGGTCCGTCGGGCTTCGCGGCGCCGCAGCCGGCAAACAGCGGCGCAAGCATTAGCGACAACAAGCCGGCAGCGCACCCGAATCGCCGTGGAGGGGTGTGGCGCAGCAACGAAATCACCGACCAAAGTTTGCCCATTGGAAGATTTGCCTCTACGCGGGCGACCCGAACGGTCTGCGTGTTATCTCTGGCCAGTAGCTAAAGTGTATCCACAAATGGCGATGTTGTCAGCCGGCCAAGGCAGATCACCGCAGGCGTTTTACTTTTTCACACCACGAGGTTTTGGGCGACCACTTTAGTCACAAGCCCGAAGCGCAAGCGTGGGAATTCCCTTGGAAAGCCAGTTCCCTCGCTGGCGTGTCGGGCTAGTGTGGGTTCCCAAATTGAATAGGCGAAAAGCCGCGGGCGGATCACGGCGGGCCTCGAAGCCAGACGATCGTTATGGGACGCCTCACGGCGCCGGCCCACGCCCCGTTCCTTGGCGGATCGTCAATTGCCGGTCGACCTGGGGAGGGTCGAACTGCTCCCGTTTGCCGTCGGGCCAAGTCACCTCGAGCGCGTCAAGATGGTCGGCCTTGCCCAAGCCAAAGTGTGCCCGCGGGTCGCTGCTGCTTAGGTAGCTATAGGCGGAGAGGATGAGGCGAGTCCACTTGTGGTCGCCCGATCTCAGATCGATGCGCGCTCCCAAAGCATCGCGCTTGCCAGCGAGGGCCCGGACCAGGAGCCAGTGATTACCCTGAGTGGGAGCGACATTGCGATAGAGCCGCAGCGTATTGTCGAGCGTGTTGGTGACCAAATCGACACGGCCATCATTGTCGAAGTCGCCGAAAGCCAGGCCGCGGGTGGATTCAGCGCGGCGCGTGAAATCACCCCCTTGAGCGCTGACATCGGTGAAATGCCCCTGTCCATCGCCGCGGAACAACAGATTCGGCTCGGCGTAAGGGTTCCAAAACCGGCCAAGTTTCGCTTGGGGATAAATCGGCCCTCGCCGCACGCCGCCGTTGACCACGGCCAGGTCGAGATTGCCGTTGTTATCGAAATCGAAGAAACCACAGCCCCATCCCGTGTGAGTCAAGCCGGCGGCAGCCATGCCGGCGGCCGCGGAATTGTCCGCGAACATCCCCTTGCCGATCGGGCGGTAGAGTGTGTTCTTTTCACCCGTAATATGAGTGACGATCAACGACAGACTGCCGTCGTTGGCGATGTCGCCGATCCCAACTCCCATGCCGGCCTCCGGATTGCCGGCGCCGCTGAAGGCGACGCCGCGACTGAGGGCCTCGTCTTTGAAGGTGCCGTCGCGTTGATTAACCCACAGATTCTGTCGCTGCTCGTCGTTGGCGACGTAAATGTCGGGCCAACCACTACCGGCAAGATCGGCACATACTATTCCCCATCCGCGGCTGGGAGCGTCAATGCCGGCCTGAGCAGTGACGTCGGTGAAGGTGCCGTCGCGGTTGTTGTGGTAGAGCGAGGCGACGACTCCGCGGAATGTTTCCGGACCGCAGTATTCCGGTTGGCCTCCCTCGCCGCGG encodes the following:
- a CDS encoding CRTAC1 family protein, coding for GVAVFYFDNDGRLDILKVCHGPQGHFDDLVPNRLFHQEPDGNFKEVPGAGGISGRGYAMGVAIGDYDNDGFPDVFITRFGHNSLFHNNGDGTFTDVTKQAGLLTEKPFWSSSAAWVDYDRDGWLDLFVVHFAEFDPSRSCRGEGGQPEYCGPETFRGVVASLYHNNRDGTFTDVTAQAGIDAPSRGWGIVCADLAGSGWPDIYVANDEQRQNLWVNQRDGTFKDEALSRGVAFSGAGNPEAGMGVGIGDIANDGSLSLIVTHITGEKNTLYRPIGKGMFADNSAAAGMAAAGLTHTGWGCGFFDFDNNGNLDLAVVNGGVRRGPIYPQAKLGRFWNPYAEPNLLFRGDGQGHFTDVSAQGGDFTRRAESTRGLAFGDFDNDGRVDLVTNTLDNTLRLYRNVAPTQGNHWLLVRALAGKRDALGARIDLRSGDHKWTRLILSAYSYLSSSDPRAHFGLGKADHLDALEVTWPDGKREQFDPPQVDRQLTIRQGTGRGPAP